The following DNA comes from Cytophagales bacterium.
TCCGTGTTTAGCTGTTCTTGTCGTGTTAGCTTCTCCTCACAACTAGAAAGCTTCTTGTTCAATTCATCATTGTTACCTGTTAATTCTAGTTCCTTTTCCTGATGAGATTTCAGTTGAGTCTGGTATTGGTTAAGTTCTGACCTGAGCTTGTTGATATAGATTCTCAGGTCATTGACCAACTTGTTGAACCTTGATCGCTTCATGATCTGAGCTTTGAACAGTTCACTAAAATGATGGACCGTGAAAGCGAATGTTCCTCCGTAGATTAACATCGTAACTGCTTTTGTGATCAGTTCGAGGTAATTCCTAGTATGAGGATCGATTTGCTGTTCAGGGTTAGAGAAGCGGTAGAAGAGTTCATAGAATACAACAACACCATCCCAGGCCAACTCATTTATGAAGAAGATGGAAATGGCGAAGATGACGGCTTTTGAATCTCCTATCCATATTAAGGCAAAGACAATGAGGTCAAATATGATGACCACTGAATAAGCGTGGTAGAGGCTGACTGAAGTGCTTATCTTCATATATAGATGTGCACTATGGTCAAGGTTATTGATCATTGCTCCACTCACAATCAACATCAGGAAGGTGCGGAAGTTGAAAACAGTCGCTATCCATTTTTCGCGGATTTCGATAGGATTACCAGAGGAGTCAGTTTCTTTATTACTATTCATGTTATTCGATGTTTGAAGCGTTGAAAGAATTGCAGTTTGTTATCAGAGAATCACAAGGAGGTGTGATACTTCGATAAGGAGTGACCTCTATTGAAGCTTCTCACAACCTTGAATTGACTTGATCAATTGTTCCGTTGATTTCTGATAGCTGCAACCAGATCATGGAAAGCCAGAATAGCTCCAGACAAGAATTGCAATACAAAACGGCCTGCTACAAGGCCAACGATCACCCAGACTCCAGTCTTGACAATTTTGATCTGACCCTGACTCAGGATCTGATTTTGATACTCGAATAAATGAGTGACTTTTTGTGATGTTGAATTTCTCATTTGAAATGGATTTTGATTGATATCACACCTCTCTAGCTCACATAGAGAAATTCAGAATAGCGCGGGTATCCGCACCTAGAAAATTCGAAATTGGGACCCTTGGGCCCACTTGAATACCAAGCACTTACGAAATCGTAAGTGCTTTTTTTATGCCTTCCGGCGTGCTTTCGGCGTTCTTTTGATTGGGGAAGGATACAATCATAGGTAAAGCACAAATACAATCAAAAACCTAATTTGCGCATACAATAGAGTTCATATTCTTCGATCAATGGCTGTGTTTTCATTAACTTAACACTTAACTTTTCTTAAAAATACGAATGGCGTGTCAGATTATACTGAAAAAGAAATCGAAGAAATTTGGAAAAAGGCAGAACCAGCAGGGAGCCCTGACCCGATTAATTTGAGAACCGACCCATGCGGTGCTTGGATAAAAAAAGATCAATATGGTGAAAAAACAGAATACGGATGGAGCGTCGATCATGCATTTCCTAAAAAAAACGGTGGCACGGATGACTTAGAAAACCTTCGACCAATGCAACACAAGAATAACTCAAGTAAAGGCTATGATTACCCTGCTTATGTTTGTGCAATCACCTCAAAAGGCAGTAAAAACATTGAGCGGGACAAAAGGCTGAGGATAAGCGATAGCCTACAAAAGACGCTGAAAGACTTAGGAATGAGCTGAAAACGCATGGAAGTCATTTGCTTAGAAGAAGATGCTTTTTTCGCGCTTGTCGAGCGTGTGGTTGATCGTTTGGAAGAAAAGAGAACATTTGCGCCAGATACTTGGATTGATGGTACAGAAGCCATGAGAATGCTTGGAATAAAGGCCCTCTCTACTCTCCAAGGGTTACGAGACGAAGGGAAAATCAGGTTTACAAAACCTAGTAAAAAAATCATTCTTTATGATCGTAATTCGATTAACGAATATTTAGACCAATATGCAAAAGATACATTTTAGAAATGGAGGAGGAATTAAACGTTTCAGCAGAGTATAAGCAATGGTTTAATCGGGGCTATAATCTTCGCAAGTCAATGCCAGAGATATTCAAAGGTATGGACAGGCCAAAGGAAGAACCTAGTAGTAAAATGAGAGCCTTCGACGCAGGGGTAAAAGAATTTGAGCGGGAACAAGCAAGAATAAGCCTCCATCAACATATTAATTCTTCTAGTCGAAATAAAGACATGGGGCGAGACATCTGAAAGGGACCAGTAAGGCACATTTAATTTTTAATAATAAAATAGATGCCTTTCAGGATAAATAATCAAAAAAATTGATCCCTTTAATTAAAGGTTATCACGGTTCAATTTGTATTGAAAAAAGAAGGCTTGTAATCCTTGAATTTTGGTAGAAAACAAGGACTCCTGAGAGATACTCGTATCTCTATAATAAATAGACCGTGATAATGTCTATTAAAGCGGGAAAATCAATTAATACTTTCTAGACAAATCGATTTGTAATATGATTTGCGTATCTGTATCTGGAATGGCCCACCATTTTCGTTCCGAAATACGAACCTCACTATTCTCTCCTTTTTTCATGTTAAGCATAATCTCGGCAAGTACGGGTTTAGATGCTTTGATTAGAATTTTATCTTGTTCAATTTCAATCTCACTTACAATTTCCTGCAGTCTCTGTTTTTTGAATTCCACTGGACCATTTCTTAGAGAGTCCTTAAATTTTCTTGTGAAACGATCAATTTGGGTATTTGAAAAATTATAAACTCGACTCTGCTGTTGTTGTTTAATTTTAATTTGCTGCCTTAAATCCTGAAAACGTAAGTTTTCCTTATCGATAAACTCATTGAAGGTTTCAAAATCCTTAACCTTACCTTCAGCAAGTGTCTCATAAAGGTTATTTAAACGTTTTTCGGTTTCTCGCATTTCTTTTCTTAGAAGTTGCAAATCTGTTTGAATAGAGGGGCAGTGATTTTTTTGAGCTTCAGATAGCTCCTTGATGATTGCTTTTATGAAATCAACATTCAGCATCTTATCAATAACTTGGTCCATAACTAAGTCATCCAAGTACTGCATAGGAATGTTACGACAATCACAGCTGTTATAGCCTGATCGGACCTTATGAGAGGGTTTATAATACCGGTACTGCTTCCCTTTACCAGATGTCATTAGCATATAATTGCATTGACACTTGGCACATTTGGCAATACCGCTCAATAATGTACACGCTGAATGGTTTCGAGTTGGGGTAACATTTGATTGCTTCTGTTTTAAAAGATTTTGGACCTTTTCAAATAGTTCCTTATCCACAATGGCAGGACACTTTATCGTAACCCAATCAGAGCGAGGTTTAAGATTTCCTGTTTTAGCACACTTAGTATTAAACAAATACGTGCCAGAATAAATGGGACTCGTAAGAATAGTATGAACGTTATTGGCGTAGAAAAGCTTTCCATTCTTTTTCCTATAGCCTCGCTCATTAAGCCAAGATGTGATGGCTCTTATTCCCATCGCACCGGAATCAGCTTCGCCCGTTAGGTAAAGTTTATAAATGGTTTTGACGACGTCGGCTTCTTTAGGATTAATTGCTAACTTTTTCTTTTTCGTATCACCTCGAACCTCAGCGACTATAGTTTTGAACCCAAAAGGAGGAACGGCACCGTTCCAAAACCCTTGCTTTGCGTTCTCTATCATGCGGCTAAGCACATTTTTTCCATTTTCCTTACTGGCGTGCTCATCAACTGCGGCAATAATTTGTTTAAGCAGTTCACCATCATGCCCATCACCAAAGTCCTGTGTAATAGAATCAACGCTTACATTATACTTTTCCAGCTTACGGCGATATACACCGGAATCAACTGCATCACGAAAAAACCTTGAATATGAGTAAACTAGAATAACATCAAAAGGGTGGTTATTACTGCACGCTTCTGAAATCATCTTTTGAAATATGGGACGCCTATCGTCCGTAGCGCTTTTACCTGGCTCGATAAATTCTCTTACAATATCCCAGCCTTTTGCATTACAATGGCTTCGTGCTTGATTTCGTTGATCTGGGATTGAAATATCCTGTTTTGCTTGTCTTGGTGTTGATACTCGTAGGTAAATGGCTACTCGTTTCTTCATACTCGCTCCCACCCTCCATTTCAGCTAGGAATTCAACAAATAATGGCTCTAATCCTTTGACAGTTGATTCTAACACAGGTAAGGATTCTGGCAAATCACTAATTACCTCCAAGTTCCATTCATGTTGATTTTGTGAAAAATTTCTTAGAATTTCGTTCATCTATATCTCTTCTTGATTTTTTATGTATCCCAATAGTCATGAGACTGTCTAAAAATCATTTGAGAGCATGGAGTGATACCCATCTCTGGTCATTATTATATGATCGATCATTTGGATACCCAGAAATCGTCCTGCAGATTGTAGGTCTCTTGTTAATCTCATATCCGCATCACTAGGCTTCAACTGACCGCTTGGATGATTGTGGGCTACAATTATTCCACTAGCTCGTCTTTTCAGAGCGATAGCAAATACAATTTTGGGATCAATAATCACACTGGAGGTTCCTCCTTTTGCAAGCTCTGCAATCGACATTAATCGCTTATCTCGGTCAAGGAGCAAGAGCTTCGCTTCCTCTACAAGTTCAATCTGAGATTCATCCCAATGTTGTCTTAATATGACCTGAGCTTCTTTAGGCTGACGAACCATGGGACGGTATTGGGCTTTGATTTTATTCTTATAAACAAGGCGGACTTCTTCGAATTCCTTAGTAAGGTCAAACATGAATATTCTTTCTTTTGGCGAGCAGGGATAGGAAAATTGGGGTTGTGAAGAGATTGAATTCTCCACACAACCCGCTCTAGAATGAGTTTACATAGTCGTCTGAATACTCCGGGAAGCCATTTCCACCATCTGAATTGGCTTTGGTACGTCCCCAACTAATAAATGATCAAGAATCTCGTTAGAGTATTCACCTACAGCATTGATAAGATTAATATCCTCGTCCTCTGCTAACCCCTCAACGTTATCGAATACGTATGCGGCCTCAGAAACAACAGTCCAGATAGTCCCCCCTGGGTCGTGACTATTACTAATTGAGCGATCAATTTGCATCATATGATCTGGGTTTTTACACAAATAGTCTGTGATTTTATCGGCGATTTCGCCGTAGAATAGGCTGTTGCGCATCGGCAAACTCCTTTTTAAGGTTAGGGTTATGATAAATTGAGAGAGGGCTCTCTCGATTTGAGTAAGGGCGAGGTCCTATCGGATCAAGATCCCGAAGTCAACAAAAAAGGATCTATATCGTGCGATAGTATGCATCTGGAATTCACTTACGTAGGACTTACGTGAATTTCCCAATAAATTCCAAAATCTGCTTTCCGAGGTCCGAGTCAAAAACAGCGGTCAATAAAAAAATCAAAGCTAAGAGTATAAAAAATGCTACCTGAGCAGCTAGGCTAGCACTAAATTGTGTGCCGAATGATTTTTTTTGATTTGACAAATCCCTTAATACGATTAAAAGATCCTTTTCATACGAATACAATTCACGTTCAGCAAGTGCGATGGACTTTTCAACAAGCCCGTATTTTTCAATTGCAAATTTTATAACCTCAACACTTGGCATCTCCTGTCGTTGTGAATAATAAACGACTTGAAATTTCTCAACGTGCTCCATGAGAAATTTATAACTTAAACCGGCTTTGTCTTTGTGGTTGGGGTATTTTTCTTTGAAGAACTCGTAATATTCCCCACCGTTGAATATTTGCGACACGGAAGGTGGAATTACAGGTTTTTGGTCAGAGTTTCTCTAAAATTTTGATGTTGTTCATCTGAGACTTTCGATTCTTCGTCCACCTCTTCTAAACCCAATTCAAATTTATCCCAGAATTCATCTTCATTGGGTATCTCATCACTTACACTAAATTGATCAGAAAGTTTAATATCAAAACCGCGTTTATTCAGTTTGTTGACCAGAGATTTTCCATTTGGTAAATCTGAAAAAGTCATATCACTTTTGGGCTTCCGTGTTCTTGTTGCTTGAATTAATCCCATCTCTACTGGAGTAAATCCTTTTTGAGGGTTTAGTAGAGTTTCGGGCCAATCTACAGGTATTGGTTCGAACCAATAACTCATAGAACCATTCTTAAAAACAAGCTCATGTAACTTGTTTCTCTGATTTATCGCATTAGACAACATACGTGTCTCTCCTACGGTATGAAGATTGTAATCCACACTCAGAGTTTTTGCAATATCATTTCTGGTGTAAATTTTAGACGCAACCGACACTGCTTTTTCTATATAGATTTCACTACCTTGTGGAGCATAGAAAATAGCTAAAATTCGAAGACTGTTACCTTCTCGTTTCGTGTAACAACACCATTTTCCACAATACAGACTAAAACCATATTCTTGGTTTTCGGCTAACGTAAAATTCTTGTCAAGAATTCGTTGTGCGTCTACGAAATAATATTGATGATATTTCATAACTCTATCTTAATATACGCTTAACATTGAAAAATAGTGTCATAAAATCGATGAAATGGTAGAAAGGCGTGATGAAATAGGCTTTTTTGCACTTTAATGCAGCATTCATGATATTCAAAATAATACTGTATACAGCGGAAAACAAATTATATGAGAAGATTTATTGAAATTATACCATAGAATATTGTAATAATTAAGAAATACTCATCTATTTCTTTAACTAACCTGACTTGTTTCAGCTCTATTTAATTTTTTCAACACCCAGTCTCATGTAACTTTATGTACTAAAATTCCCAAAATCTTCTAGCGATGTCCCGCTCTTCAACACCAACAATATCAAGATATATTTCAGTCGTTTCTAATCTACTATGGCCGAGCCATTTCTTTACAAGGGTTAATGGGACTGTTGAAACTGCATGAACGGCAAAACCATGTCGTAAGCCCTTGGCAGAACTCCGTACCCCTTTAATATTGGCGGCTTCCATGCAGTCTTTTATTCGTCTAGATGCTGTACGAAGAGAAAACCACCATAAGCTTTCTTCTGGCTTTAATCCATCAATAAAGCATTTCAAATCCTTTAGTAGGTAATCTGGAATTGGAATTTCTCGAAAGATACCTTTCTGGCGTTTTTTAAGGGTTTCAACAACTACAGTGCCATTTGACAGGTCAATACTATCTTTTTTCAAATTGTGAATCTCTGAAATGCGAGCCCCTGTATAAAAGATTAATTGACAGAAAAGTTTGACTTCAATCAATTGCTGTTTGGTAACTTCTAAGAACCTCAGGCGCTCTTTCTGATTGAGATATTTTCGTTGACCAGTCTTGTCGTGTAGTGATAGTGAGTATTTATACATAATTCCCCCTTTCACACTATAACTGTCCGAGTATTAGATATTCTCGGACAAAAAATCAAGAGTGAAATAAGGAATATCAAGAATTACGTTAATTATATATTTTGTTGCTAAACAACCAAAAATCAGCATGCAACGTTATAAATAGCTCTACAATACCTCGCAAAACAAAATTAGAAGTTGGCTTAGTCCAAATAGGAGAATTAAAAGAGTTTTACGCTAACTTTATCAGCTATCCACTACTCAATACAAATGCCCAAAAAGAAAAAAAATGTTCCGTATGGTATAAAAGTATCAAGAGATAAATACCATATGCTAAATGGGAAGCCGAAGGATAGAAAGAGAGCTTTTCATGAATTGAAAGGGACATTGGATTTCACCCAATTGTGCCACTCAATGGATTTTTTGGAGCGCAACTTACCAAAGGCAAATAACCAACTAATCCATGGAAATCCGTTGCCAAGTGATTACTCATTTCTTGGTAGTTTGAAAGAGACGCCGTATTTGGGTGACAATATTCATGCAGAGTTAAATCAATGCCTTATAGGTGTTCGAAAATATCGTAATGAAATAAACCTGTTTCTGTTTTATAAAGAACTTTACGACGAGAATTTAATAATTGGTAATTACACCGAAGCCGAAAAATATCTCTCGAAAATAGAGGAGAACATTTGTTGCTCTCTATGGACACTCGAGAATAGATTCGTACTATTTGAGCTTTCAGGTAAGGCTTCAGAAAATAAGAAGTATTTAAGTTCATTTAATACTGATAATCTAAGCAAAGGAATTACCAAGTCACTAGCGCATTATTTAAGCTTACGAGCTGAACACTCGCTTTCTGTAAATAGATATTTTAACGAATTAGAAATTGGGTTAAATAAACTGAAAAGCCACAAAACCAAAAACGCTTTCAGGAATTACTATCGATTCAAACTCACATTTCTCAGTCATTTAGATTTTTCTGACTATCCCGCAATTCTTTCTTTAGATTTCAAGCATAGTATAACCGACAGATATCTAAATCTCACGAGGGTTTTGACCAGCTTGCTTGCTGTTTCAAGTTATTTGAATGAAGACGACCCAAATCATGAAAGAACGAAGTACTATCTCAGAAACAGGATTAATTATTTACTTCGAAAGGTAAAAGACCCTATTTTATATAAGCTAAAACTATTCTCTGGGGATACAATTTTTCCCGCATTCGATGTAAAACAAAGTAAGGATGAAATACGGGCAATTGATAAATATACTACTGGGCTATACAACGAAGCTGAAAAGGATTTGGCAAAACTACTTTTAAAAAAACCAAACCAATTCGACCTATATCTTCTGTATGTAAAAACGTTGATTTATCAAAAGAAGGAATTCATACCAGTAGGTTCCGTAAAAAGTATCCAGAATGAAATATTGAACGCTTTATTTAAAAGCACTTCCGTAAAAGGAAATCCAGATCAAGCGAGATTAAACCTATTAAGAATAGCCAATAATTTATCCAGTAACTCTATAAGTTATGGAATTACCGATTACGTATTTAATCAAAGTCAAGGAAGTAAAGAACGAAATCTTATAGCAAAGTTTTCATACAATGTTGCGAACCCAATTATTCATGAAATATACACTTCGAAGGAGGAGAAGAAAGAATTTTTGAATTTACTTTCCAGTAGGTTTCCTGACTCAATTACAGTCCAGTTTTTTCTTGAAAAATTAAAAGGTGTAGAGTCTCTGATCAAGTTTGAGCAGAAAATTCCTGAAGGACAATACAAGATTGAAATAGCTCGAAAATTACAGGAGAGTAAAAATTTTATTGGAGCTATTAAGGAATGGGAATTCCTGATTCATCATTACAAAGATACAACGCCAATTTATGAAACAGCATTAATAAACCTATTCAAGTGTTACCTGACCCTTGACAAAGCAGATTCATGCATTGACTTATTTGTATCGAGTTTCTTTCAAAATAATTATATCATCGAAAAAGTTGAAACTAGAGAGTTGTTAGAGAAAATTAGTTCCAACAGATTTAGAAATGTATCAAGGTCAATTAATCTTCCAATATTTTATACTATTGTTAATGCTGACGATGTAGAAACACATATTGCCTACGAACTTTTTAATACTTCTTATGGTGTAGAAAAACCATCGCAACTATTAGAAAAGTTTGATCAGTTTGATAAAACGAAAATTCTTTACTTCCTTGAATTTTGCTGCAGCCCAAAAGTGCTAATGCACTCAACTTTTATAGAAAACTCTAAAGATAGACTTGAAGAAAGATTGGCAATAGCCAATTTCTTAAAAACAAAAGTCATTGAAAACAAGAGTATCGAAGATGAAATAAAAAGCATACAGAACATACTAGTAATACAACAAGGTTTAATAGACCTAGATGAGAGTAAAATTTACGTCAATGAGCAAGGAATCATAGATGAGGGTCTTCAGGATTTCGAAGCCGTTTATGATAGATTCAAAGTTATTTATGGTATAGCTGGAGACAGTAAACTTCTATATCTAAAGGGGGGTGAATTAACAACGTACGCTTCAGGTGAAGATACTGAAGTTGAAAAAATTGAATATTCTGGTAACCCTGTTTTTGATATTTATTCGGAGCTTTTCGAAGCAATAAAAGATAAATTTCTTAACAGCCAATATGGAATAGTCGCATACTTGAGCACAAGAATCAGACATGGCGTACTAATTGGGGAATTAAGGCCAATTTTTGAAACTCATAATCTGATTACTCTTAAGGAAGGAAGCTCGTCCAATTATAGAAGGAACTATCATTGGGACATGATATATGGGGGCTATTCTCACGACGAAAAAGAACAGTTACAAGTATTATTGGCAGACTTCTCAAGCAAAGTCGACGGACTTATTTTTGATCTAATCAAAAAACATCTTCAGGTGTTTAATAAAGATAGCAATAGCGAAGGTTGGTTTAACTACGACTTTGATCCAAATGACCTGTGGTATCACTCTGTTTTTGCCACAGTTGCAAATGATAATTTCGAGGATTTCATCAAAGGTATTTTCGCTGTTCTTTGGAGAAGAACCGATGAAAACTTAGAGATAATACGTACAAGAATTGAAAATGAAATACTCGGCCAGTTCAATTCATATTTTAACGAATTAGAAATTAGCCTCGTAGCTCAATTCGGAAAATCTGCTAATCACCAATTAATCAAATCAATAAAAGATTGCTCGACCGAGACCCAAACTGTAATGCAAAAAATAAGCAGGTGGTTCAAGCGTAGCGAAATTAAGGCTTCTGATTTTAAGCTTAGTGAACTAGCAAATATCATTGTTGAATACACCAATAAAAGTAGCCCATTCAAAAAGTTAATATTTGACTTGGAAAGTAAAAGTGATCCACCGATTAAAGGTGAGTATAAAACGCATTTTGCTGATTTACTTAGAATATTTCTAGAGAATATTATTAAGCACTCAAATGAAGAGGTTCTTGATATTCCTTGCAAGATTGTTACATCAACCCGAGAGAACGGTCTAACTATCCAAATTTCAAATGAAATAACCGATGACGAAAGTATTGAGGCATTGGAGACTGTGTGGAAAGGGAATATACTGGATTTTGATAAGCTACTTAACGAGGGTAAATCTGGCTATCATAAAGCTTACAAAATCATTACATATGACTTAAAAAATGAACATACTAATTGCTTGACTACAAGAATTTCAGATGAAAAAGACTGGTTTTTCGTAAACCTGAATATTGATGCTAGAGACATAGTGGTATGAAAATATTATTCATTGAAGATCATCCTTTAAAACAAGCTCAGATCCACAAGTTTTTGAATAATAAACCTGGTATAACAGCTATTGTCACAAAAAATTCCTACATCAGTGGATTAAAGGAATTGATTAATAATTCGGATGACTATGATGCCCTTCTTTTGGACATCAGTATGCCGAATTATGATATTTCCTCGGAAGATAATGGTGGTTCCTGGATGCCATTGGCCGGGAAAAAAATACTAAAAGAAATGTTCCTTAGAGATATTCCAACAAGGGCGATAGTTGTTACAATGCATGGAAGTTTTGACGACGGCACTAAAATAACCGAGCTTGACAATGAGCTTCGTACGCAATTTTCAGAGAACTATATTGGATATGTTTTTTATTCACAGATCGATGAAGAGTGGAAAGAGAAATTATCACAACTTTTAAATGTTGATTGATGATTAGGATTTTATTAGTTGATGATAACCCAAGTAAACAACAAAGTATTAAAGAAACGATACTAATTACCAATGATATTAACGAAACAGAGATTGATATAGTTAGTAGTACAAAGCAAGCAAGGAAACTTCTATATCATAATTACTTTGACTTGATGATACTGGATCTAGTATTGCCAATTGAAGAAAATGGAGATTGTAACGCTTCAAATGGCGTAAGTTTTTTGAAGGAAATCACCATGAATCCATCTATCAAACCTCCAATTCATATTGTAGGTATCTCGGGTTATCAGGATAAAGTGCACCAAAATCATGAGGAATTTAGAATGAAACTTTGGAATCTGATCACTTACGAAGAGGCCTCAACAGGCTGGAAGGATCAGTTGAATTCAATAATATTTCACTTAGTAAAAACGAGACAGAGGTTTCTTACAGCTTCATTGGATAAACAGATTTCCTTGTTGCTATCTAAATTGGATAGTGAGAACCTTCCTATTACCTTTCTCGGGAGTGACTGGAAGGCTGTTTGTTTTAGCCTTAGCAATATTATTGCGAGAATTTTTGATGTTCCAGAAAAATTCAGGAATGGCCTTAAAGCAAAAAACATTAATGTAGGAACACTAAAAATATCCAGTGAATATGACTTTCAAAACTTGATTCACTTGATTCTAAGACCTTGGATTCCTAGCACTGAGCCTGAAAACATTGCCGTAACTTTTGATGGAAATACCAAAAATGCTGACTTTTCGATAAAAGGAAATTCAATAATTATCGAAGCCAAGTATATTGATAGCACGGGCAAGAAAAACGACACTTTAAAAACACTAGAAGGTCTTAAGGACTTTTATCGAATGAATTCAAATGTGAAGTCCCTATTATTCTTGATTCTTGTTGAGGATACCGTCCAAATTGATTTTTCAAAGATTGAAGATAAATACAGCGACACTCTCTCACAATTCCCTATTCTGATTAAACTGTTCAGAAATTCTCTCAAATAGGATCTATATAGCTCTATAAGGCCGTTTTTTTCACTTTAGGGGCCTCAATTATGGCAGGAGGTCAATCACTCGCCAAATCCGTTTAGACTGGACAACTTCTATGGAAGTAGAATTTTCAATTCAAATTCAATAAACAAATAGGTTGGCACACTATATCTAATTTTCGGCCAGACAGGAACCAGAAAGCCATTTTCTTAGGTCCAATTTCAATAAACCCGAAAATTAAATTCAGAATATGCGATACCTATTTGCTCTCGCGTTGGGTGTTTTATTCTCATCACATCCTGCAGTGGCACAAAATCACGAAAAAGAAGAAACCATCTTCAGGCAAGCAGGTAACTATTCAGAGAAGCACGATGTGCTTACAATAGCTGTATTAAGAGGAACGAGTTTCAGGGATCAATACGATAAGTATCTAAAGTTTCTGGAACAGAAATTTGACTCTCTTGAAGTTCCATTTAAGTTCTTTATTGAGGAGGTTCCTGAAAATTTAGGTACCGCCTTTGTCTACTTCATTGAAAACGATTTGAATGGGCCTGTAGATGGGAATGAACTTTACGCGTTATTGCCTCATATCAAAAGACGTTATTATGCACAATATCCGACTTCTCAGAAGTAAATTTTGACACTTCTCATAGAAAGCTCATATATGAACGATTCCTAGCCCATTCCCGGAATAGATAAACCTGTACTTTCGTTCCTAAACATTTCTGATACATCATTCTTTACAACCTCATCAGCCAATTGACCAGCTTCCTGATCCTGGGTTTCTGTAGCACTGGCATGAAGTGTTTTTGCCCCTGTCTTCCTACGAAGCTGTTGAATTGCTGCGACTTTCTGGTCATCATTTAATTCAGAATTTTTGTTGATAGCCTCTAGTTCCGTTTTGGCATTTAAGACACGTTGCTCTCGTTGACGCTTTTGACCATGCATGTTTTCCATTCCTACAAATCGTTGATCTAAGACCTTATTACCCTCACGCGCTTCCTTGCGCACTTTCTCAAGTAGCAATAATAATTCTGCATCTGAGGTGTTTTCTGAAATTTCTGTTTCAAAGTGATCCGCCATAATCCTGTAAGCTTCGGACCTGTCTAACTTTCCACCATCCT
Coding sequences within:
- a CDS encoding JAB domain-containing protein, which gives rise to MFDLTKEFEEVRLVYKNKIKAQYRPMVRQPKEAQVILRQHWDESQIELVEEAKLLLLDRDKRLMSIAELAKGGTSSVIIDPKIVFAIALKRRASGIIVAHNHPSGQLKPSDADMRLTRDLQSAGRFLGIQMIDHIIMTRDGYHSMLSNDF
- a CDS encoding helix-turn-helix domain-containing protein; translation: MEVICLEEDAFFALVERVVDRLEEKRTFAPDTWIDGTEAMRMLGIKALSTLQGLRDEGKIRFTKPSKKIILYDRNSINEYLDQYAKDTF
- a CDS encoding recombinase family protein, which produces MKKRVAIYLRVSTPRQAKQDISIPDQRNQARSHCNAKGWDIVREFIEPGKSATDDRRPIFQKMISEACSNNHPFDVILVYSYSRFFRDAVDSGVYRRKLEKYNVSVDSITQDFGDGHDGELLKQIIAAVDEHASKENGKNVLSRMIENAKQGFWNGAVPPFGFKTIVAEVRGDTKKKKLAINPKEADVVKTIYKLYLTGEADSGAMGIRAITSWLNERGYRKKNGKLFYANNVHTILTSPIYSGTYLFNTKCAKTGNLKPRSDWVTIKCPAIVDKELFEKVQNLLKQKQSNVTPTRNHSACTLLSGIAKCAKCQCNYMLMTSGKGKQYRYYKPSHKVRSGYNSCDCRNIPMQYLDDLVMDQVIDKMLNVDFIKAIIKELSEAQKNHCPSIQTDLQLLRKEMRETEKRLNNLYETLAEGKVKDFETFNEFIDKENLRFQDLRQQIKIKQQQQSRVYNFSNTQIDRFTRKFKDSLRNGPVEFKKQRLQEIVSEIEIEQDKILIKASKPVLAEIMLNMKKGENSEVRISERKWWAIPDTDTQIILQIDLSRKY
- a CDS encoding site-specific integrase, with product MYKYSLSLHDKTGQRKYLNQKERLRFLEVTKQQLIEVKLFCQLIFYTGARISEIHNLKKDSIDLSNGTVVVETLKKRQKGIFREIPIPDYLLKDLKCFIDGLKPEESLWWFSLRTASRRIKDCMEAANIKGVRSSAKGLRHGFAVHAVSTVPLTLVKKWLGHSRLETTEIYLDIVGVEERDIARRFWEF
- a CDS encoding HNH endonuclease signature motif containing protein codes for the protein MSDYTEKEIEEIWKKAEPAGSPDPINLRTDPCGAWIKKDQYGEKTEYGWSVDHAFPKKNGGTDDLENLRPMQHKNNSSKGYDYPAYVCAITSKGSKNIERDKRLRISDSLQKTLKDLGMS